The Brevundimonas vesicularis genome includes the window GCCTGAAAGCTTCCCAAGCTTTTCGTGCGGGTTCGATTCCCGCTGCCCGCTCCAGCCTCTCGGCGAAGGCGCGACGTCGCCGCCGCGCCTTCCTTCCGACCTCAGTTCGCCGCTTCGACCGTCACGCCGCGCTTTTGCAGGATGGCCTGGACGCTGTCGTCGCCGGTCAGGTGAGCGGCGCCGACGGCGATGAAGGCGGTGCCGGAGCCTTCAAGCAGGGTCTGGATCTGGTTGGCCCAGTCGGTGTTCCGATCCACCAGAACGGACTGATAGAGGGCCGGCGAGGCCTCCTTCATTTCCGTGATCGTGACGCGATCCAGCGTTGCGACGTCGCCCCGGGCCCAGGCCTCGACCATTTCATCCAGTTTTGTGGCGGCGTTCTCGTAGTCCTTCAGCGTCTCGCGCAGGAAGACCAGTTGCACGTCGTCGGGCAGGCCGGCCAGGATGCCGATCTGTTTGTCGATGGTCTCGAAGCCGTGGATCGGCTTGCCCGCCGCCTCGGCGCGCGCCTTCAACACCAGTTCGACGCCCGACTTGGGGTCGTAGCCGGCCTTGATCAGCGGCGCGACCGACAGGCTGAGCGCCGCCAACCAGGGCTTCATCGGCTGAAGCTGGGCGGCCGAGGCGCCCATGGCTTGGGCTGCCGCATCCAGTTCGGCGTTTTCTTCCGGCGTCAGGCGGCTGGACAAGGGGGTCTCGGGCGACAGGCCGTGCTGCTGAATCAGCGGCATGATGGCGGCCTGGTCGTCGGGATTGCTGATCTCGAACCAGATGTCCGAGGCGCTGTCGAAGGCGGCCTCGACGCGGGGGCTGGCCCAGCCGGTCGTCGGGCGAAGCACATGGACCGAGCCGAACAGATACAGGGTCGAATCCGCATCCTTGACCACCCACAGGGCGGGGCCTTCGCCCTGGATGGGCGCGGGCGCAGCAGGCGCGGCGGTCTGGGCCAGGACGTCAGCCGGGACGCCGGCGATGGCGGCGAACAGCGCCACGCCTCCGGCGACGCCGATCGCGCCCCGCACCAGGGTGGAAACGGAGGATTTGAGATGGGCTGTAAAGGTCATGAGTTCACGCTTTATCGTCTGAAAAGATGGATTCGATGGGTTGGCCGAAGACGCGGGCGATCTTGAAGGCCAGCGGCAGGGAGGGGTCGTAACGGCCGGTCTCCAGGGCGTTCACGGTCTGGCGCGATACGCCGAGTTGTTCGGCCAACTGCGCCTGGCTCCAGTCGCGCTCGGCGCGCAGGACCTTGAGACGATTGTTCATGGCTCAGCCCCGCATCCGCGCCAGCCACCACCAGGCCCAGACGAGGGTGTAGCCGATCAGCATGGGGGCGATCATCAAGGCGGCGCCGGCGGACACATAGTCGATGGGCGAGCCGCCCGATCCGATCTCGCGCGCGATCACCTCGCGCCACGGCCCCGCCGAGGACAGGATCAGGCCGACGCCGCTGACGCACATGCCGGCCGTTCCGCCCCAGTACCAGGCGGCCTTGTGCGCCTCACGTGCGGCTTCGTCGATGACCCGCATCCATTCGGCGCCGACCCACAGCGAGCCGGCCATGATGGTGGCGGCGAAGACGGCGGTGAAGATCATCTCCCCCATCTCCGAACCGATCCAGCCGGCGCGGGCGGCGTATCCCATCGCGATCCCGCCGACCAAGGCTAACAACAGTCCGCCGCCGAAGGTGATTGCAATCGCCTTGATTACCGGCCGCCACTTGCGCATCAGTCAACACCCCTTGTCCTATTGACAAGCTACATTGACATAACGGCGTCGGCGCTGTCAAGCGCCCTTTCCATAGAAAGAGGCCCTACTCCGCCTTGGCGGCGGCGATCAGTTCGGGACGGGCGATGGCGCGGGGTGCGGTTTCGACCGGCGTCAGATCCGGCAAGGCCTTGCCCTCATGGTCGACCTGCAGATCCTCGAACCGGCGTGCGGAGACCATGACCTGGCTCTCGAGCGAGCCGACGAACTGATTGTACTTGCCGACGGCCGTATCCAGCGCGCGTCCGACGGCGGAGGCATGGCCGCCCATGACCGACAGCCGCTTGTAGAGTTCGCGGCCCAAGGCGGCGACCTTGTCGGCGTTGGCCGCCTGCTCTTCCGCGCGCCAGCCATAGGCGACGGCCTTGCACAGGGCGAACAGGGTCGAGGGCGTGACGATGACGACGCGCGAGGCCATGGCCTGGGTCATCAAATCTGGCTCATGGTCCAGAGCCGTTACCAGGAAGGCGTCGCCGGGCACGAACAGGACGACGAAATCGGGGCTGGGCTTGAACTGGTCCTGATAGGCCTTGGACGACAGTTGGCGCACATGGGTTTTCAGGCTGGCGGCGGTGCGCAGACCGACGGAGCGGGCGCGCGCCTCCTCGTCGCCCTCCCCGTCGTCGAAGGCCAGCGGAACCTTGGCGTCGATCACGAACATGCCGCCGCCGGGCAGGCGGACGATGAAGTCGGGCCGGTTCTGGCGGCCCTCGTCGTCGGCGCTGGACGTCTGCTCGGTGAAGTCGAACCGCCCCGCCATGCCGGCGGCCTCCAGCACATTGCGACAGGTCTGCTCGCCCCAGCGCCCGCGACGGCCCGTATTGCCGCGCAGGGCCTCGGTCAGCTTGCGCGCCTCGTCGCGCGTGGCGGAGGAGGCCGTCATCAGCTGGGCCAGCTGTTCACGCAGCCCCCCGGTCTCTTCGGAGCGCGTCTTCTCCAGCGCGGCGACATGCTCCTGGAACTTGGTCAGGGTGTCGGCGACAGGTTTCAGCTGGGCGGCCATCCGCTCGCGCGCCAGCTGGTCCTGAGCGCGGAAGGTCTCGGTCGCGCGACTGACCATCTGATCCGCCACGACCTGGGCCGACTGCGCGGCCTGGGCCTTGAGCAGTTCGCCCATGGTCAAACGGCTTTCCTCGACCAGATCGATGCGGGCCTCCGCCGCCGCCAGCGCGCCGCTCGTCCTCTGCCAGCCCATATAGGCCCACAGAAAACCGCCCGCGAACGCGGCGGCCAGGACAGCGAGGATCAGCACAAGCATGTTCATGCTCCGTTCCTAACGAGAGTCGCCTTCAATGAGAAGCGGGGCCCTTCCGGCGCCGCTTGTCCGGAACGTCGCCGTTGCGATGACGTTGGTGTCTCAGCCATTTGCACGAAGGACCCGCCCATGACCCCGGAAAAGCCCCACCGACACGACACCGCCGCCGATGCGGTGCACGACGGCCGGCCGGTCGAAGCAGAACTGGTGCGCAGCGGACGCAAGAACCCGCGCATCGCCGTCATCCTAGCGGTTTCGACCCTCGCCGCCGCGGTGCTGCTGTTGGGACTGTGGTTCGTGACCAACGGCGCTTTCAACGCCAAGAACGCTGAGACGGGGCCGCAAGCCGCCGCCGCCGAGACCCAGGCGTTCGCGGGCGACAGCCAGACGCCGCCCGCCGCCGACGCGCCAACGGATTCGACGGGCCGCGCCGTCGCCACACCGACGGGCGAAGCGCCGAACGTCAACGCCCCGACGGCGCCTTCGAACTAACTCGGTCAGGCCGGGCGGCGGGCGCGAAGGGCCTGGACGATGGTGCCGTCGTCCAGCCAATCCAGTTCGCCGCCGACCGGCACCCCGCGCGCCAGCGAGGTGATCTCCACATCCGGCCCGGCGATCCGCTCAGCGACATAGTGGGCGGTCGTCTGGCCATCGACCGTGGCCGGCAGGGCCAGCACGACCTCGCGCACGCCCCCGCCCCTTACGCGCCCGACCAGTTCGGTGACCCGCAGATGCTCGGGTCCGACGCCGTCCAGAGCGGACAGCAGTCCGCCCAGCACATGATATTTTCCGCGAAAGGCGCCGGATCGCTCCATCGCCCACAGGGCGCCGGCCTCCTCGACCACGCAGATCAGGCCATTGTCACGCGATCCGTCCGAACAGATGGCGCAGGGGTCGCGCGTATCCGGCGCGCCGCAAACCGAGCACGACACGACCTTTTCCGCCGTCTCGGCCAGCGACGCCGCCAGCGGCACCAGCAACTGCTCGCGCCGCTTCAACAGCGCCAGCGCCGCGCGCCGCGCCGAGCGCGGACCCAGGCCCGGCAGTTTGGCGAGAAGGGAGATCAGCCGTTCGATCTCCGGCCCGGCGGAGACGGCCATCAGAACAGTTTCGGCATTCCGGGAATGTTCATCCCGGCCATGGGGCCTGCGGCCTCGCGCATCAGGGCGTTGTTTTGCTCATCCAGCTTGCGCTTGGCGTCCGCATGGGCGGCGACGATAAGATCGGCCAGGATCTCGCCCTCGCCCGGGCTCAACAGACTGTCGTCGATCTTGATGGCCGTAATCTCGCCAGGCCCCTTGAGGGACACCGAGACGAGGCCGCCGCCGGACGAACCCTCGGCTGTGGTTTCAGCCATCCTGGCTTGGGCGTCCTGCAGCTTTTGCTGCATCGCCTGGGCCTGCTGCATCAGTTGGGTCAGATCTTTCATGCCCTCTAGATAGGGCGAACAAAGCTCGGGCGACAGAGGGGTTGTGCTCGGTGCGTGATATCGAAACCCAGTCTTTCGGGATTGGCGCTTGCGGCTGTTGCGAAACACCCTAATTAGCACCTGTACTCGTTGCTATTTAAGTCAGGAACGCATTCCCATGGCCTATGACGCTACTCATCAACGCGACGTCCCGCTGTCGGACGCCGCCCTGTCGCAACTGTTCACCGAGGCGCGCACGCGCAACGGCTGGACTGACCGCCCCGTCGCGCCGGAACTGCTGCGCAAGCTGTATGACCTGACCAAGTTCGGGCCGACGGCGGTCAACGGATCGCCCGCCCGCTTCGTCTTCGTCACGTCTCCGGAGGCCAAGGCCCGCCTGATCCCGCTGATGAGCGAGGGCAATCGCGACAAGACGCAGCAGGCCCCGGTGACGGTGATCGTCGGTCAGGACATGGATTTCCACGACCATCTCGACGCCCTGTTCCCCCACGCTCCGGGCGCCAAGGCCTGGTTCGCCGACGAGGCCGCTCGGCGTGAGACCGCCTTCCGCAATGCCTCGCTGCAAGGCGGCTATCTGACCATCGCCGCCCGCGCCCTGGGCCTGGATGTCGGGCCGATGTCCGGCTTCGACGCCGCCGGCGTGAAGGCCCAGTTCTTCCCCGACAGCCATGTCGAGCCGAACTATATCCTCAACCTCGGCTATGGCTCGGACGAGAACCTGTTTCCACGCTCGCCGCGCCTGTCGTTCGACGAGGCCGCAAAGATCCTCTGAGCCGAGCGCTCAGCCCGAAACGAAGAAAGGCGGCCGTCGGGCCGCCCTTTTGTCGTTCATCGCCGGAACGATCAGGTGTTGGGCGGCGCAGACGCCGTCGCGGCGGGCGGGGCCGCCGGGGTCGCCTGAGACGCGGCGGGGGCGCCGGCGGCCGGGGTGGTCCCGGTCGCTTCGGTCGCCGCGGCGCCCTCGGTCACCGGGGCCTCGCCCGTCGCAGGCGCGCCGGCGGCCGGCGCGGCCGCGCCAGGCTGACGGGTGGGATCCGGCGCCGGGATGGCGAAGCCGCCCGAGCCCTGAGTGCGCAGCCAGGCGATCAGATTGATGCGCGTCTGAGTGTCGCGGATGCCGGCGAAGGACATCTTGGTGCCGGGCACGTATTTGGCCGGGGCCGTGATGAAGCTGTTGATCTGGTCATAGCCCCAGGTCGGCGCCTCGGCCTTGTGCTTGGCCATGGCGTCGGAATAGGCGAAGCCCGGACGGTGCATGACCGGCCCGCCGACCACGCCCCACAGGTTCGGACCGATCTTGTCGGCGCCGCCCTGGTGCGCGTCATGGCAGGCCTGGCAACGTGCGAAGGCGGCCTCGCCGGCGGCCAGATCGGCGGTCGGCAGGACCGTGCCCCAGTCGGGCGCCAGTTCGGCGGCTTCACCGCCGGCGGCTTCTTCCGGCGCATCGACGAAATAGCCCATCTTTTCGGGCGCTTCCGAATGATAGACGAGGCCCGAGGCCTGCTGGACGACCAGGATGACGAACGCCGTCCCCAGAGCCGCGCCGAAAATCTTGTTCCACTTAAGATCGCCGCTCATACGCCTGGTCGTTTCCCTCTGCCGGCCGGGCCCCTTAGAAAACATGCCCCGGACATAATCTTGCTTTGGCGTCTCTGGCACGGTAGCGCCGCCTTCGCAACCGGCCCAACGCGCGACGGGCCAGACAGGCGTCAGGGAAGTCGATGAATCCGTTGATAATGATACCGGCTCGCATGGCCGCCACTCGCCTGCCGAACAAGCCGCTGGCCCTGATCGGCGACACGCCGATGATCGTGCGCGCCTATCGCCAGGCCGAGGCCTCGGGCCTGCCGGTCGTGGTCGCCGCCGGCGATCCAGAAATCGTAGAGGCGGTGGAAGCCGCAGGCGGCCGCGCCGTCCTGACCGACCCGGCCCTGCCGTCGGGCTCGGACCGCATTCGCGCCGCCGTGGACGCCATCGACCCCGAGGGCGATTTCGACGCCGTCATCAACGTCCAGGGCGACATGCCCTTCGCCAGCCCCGGTCTGGCCGTCGCCTGCGCCGCCATCCTACACGGCGAGCCGACCTGCGACATCGCCACCCTGGTCGCCGCCGAGGCCGACGGGTCGGACCGGACCAATCCCGATGTGGTCAAGGCGGTGCTGGCTCTGGGCGAAGGCGAACGCCAGGCGCGCGCCCTCTATTTCACGCGCTCGACCCTGTACGGCGACGCCCCCGTCTGGCGCCACATCGGCGTCTATGGCTATCGCCGTGAGGCGCTGAACCGCTTCTGCGCCGCGCCGCCGTCGCCGCTGGAAAAACGCGAGAAGCTGGAACAGCTGCGCGCCTTGGAAATGGGCATGCAGATCTGGGCCGCCGTCATCGACGAAGCCCCCCTGTCCGTCGACAATCCCGCCGACCTGGAGGCGGCGCGGGCGCTGGCCTAGACCTCCTCGACCCAGGCCTTGATCAGGCTGTGGGCGATGGCGAAGGGCGGCGGGGCCTGAATGCTCGGATGCTCGCCCGCCAGCACGGCGCGCGCCTCGGCCCGCGTCAGCCAGGCGACGGCTTCCAATTCGGTCTGGTCCGGTTGCGCCTGATCGTCCGACACCTCCGCGATCAGGCCGATCATCAGTTGCGAGGGAAAGGGCCAGGGTTGGCTGGAGTGATAGGCCGTGGCGATCACGGTCAGGCCGGCCTCTTCCTTCACCTCGCGGGCGCAGGCCTCCTCGATGGATTCGCCCGGTTCCAGGAACCCGGCCAGAGCCGACATCCGTCCGGCAGGCCAGGCCGCCTGACGGCCAACCAGGCAGATGGGTTCGGCCCCGCCTTTATAGACCGGCAGCATGATGGTGACCGGATCGACGCGCGGGAAATGCTCGGTCCCGCAGGCCGGGCAAATCCGCTTCCAGCCGCCCGACGCCGTCTCGCTCAGGGTGCCGCAGTTGGCGCAGAAGCCGTGTTTGCGTCGCCAGTCGAACAGGCTCTTGGCCCCGCCCGCGATCGCCGCATCCGCTGCCGGCAGGATCGCCGCCGCCGCGCGCATCTCTTGAAAGGCGCCCAGCCCGGCCAGCGGCCCATCGGTCGGATCGATCGAGCCTTCAAACTCGATGGCGAAGACGGGTTCGTCGTTCCACAGGCCCAGAAACGCCTCGCGATCGCGCACCAGGGTGCGCGCATGGCGCATCTGCAGCCACGCCAGCCTCGGCCCCTCGCCCGTCTCCTCAATCAGCGGCCGCCCCTCCCAGAGCACCAGGGCCTGGGCGTAGGGCTTGGCGGCCTGCTCCGCCAGCCAGTCGGGATCATTCCTCAGGTCCCCGGCCCGATCGAGCGGATTGCCGGCGAAGGTGTTCTGATGGGCCATGAGGGTTTGTAGCTCTTGATTCCAACCGCCGCACCCGTCATATCTCCGCTTGGAGATCGCGGGCGAAGGTTTCGCCAATCTGGTCAGGGCCGGAAGGCAGCAGCCACAACGAATTCCCCTTCGGGTCGCGGTCTCTACTTCCTCTTTTTCTGCGCTACCGCTCGCCGCACGGCGGCTCGCTGATCGAGCGCGTTTGGTGCGCCATTTTTTGAACGCGAGGGCAGACGGTTGTGATACGCCACAACTTCTGCGAACGTCGTCCTATGAGACCCGTATGGCTCCTTGGATTGTTGGGGTTGTGCGCCTGTGGATCGGCGCCCGCAGAGCCGCGACCGCAGTTGACGGGTTCAGCGTCTACCGGACGATGGGCTGTTACGAGACGGCGCTTCAGACAAACGGCGCTCAGATCGATCTCAACCCTGACGGAACCGTCCAGATTTCGACGTATAACGGCGACAAATCTCAACGTACTTCCGCAAGTGAAATCGGTCGTCGCCTGTACGAAATGGGCCTCGATGTCAGGAACCCGATCTACGTCGAGCCGAAAGCATCCAATCGTTACACCGACGTCGTTGGAATTCTTAAGGACTTGCGGATGCGAGGGTACCAGCACGTACGGCTGATGAACTTGCCTGCATGACCGAGTCGTAGCGCCGCGTTTCCAATCCGAGATAATCCAGCCTTTTGGGTGAACGGCCGCTTCGCTGCGGACCTCACCCGCTGTAAGACTTCCTCCCATGACGGACAGCGACACGAATCTCGACGGCCCGCCCTGGGAAGAGGACGACGTCGCCCCGCGCGACGAAAACACCGACGACATGTTCGGCGCGCCTGCCGCAGCGCCAGAGCCGGTCGTGGCGCCCGCTGCCGCCCCCGTCGCCAAGCCCGCCCCCGCCGACGTCGAGGCCCACGTCGATGACGGCGCCGCCTATCAGGTGCTGGCGCGCAAATACCGGCCGCGCACCTTCGAGGATCTGATCGGTCAGGAGGCGATGGTGCGCACCCTGACCAATGCCTTCGCCACGGGCCGGATCGCCCACGCCTTCATGCTGACGGGCGTGCGCGGCGTCGGCAAGACGACCACCGCTCGCCTTTTGGCTCGCGCCCTGAACAACGAGACCGACGTCATCGACAAGCCGTCGCTGGCCCTGACCGCCCACGGCCGGCACGACGCCGCCATCATGGCCGGCCAGCACATGGACGTGATGGAGATGGACGCGGCGTCGCACACCGGCGTCAACGACATCCGCGACATTCTCGAAAGCGTCCGCTATGCGCCCGTCGAGGCGCGTTACAAGGTCTATGTGCTGGACGAGGTCCACATGCTGTCGACGCAGGCGTTCAACGCCCTGCTGAAGACGCTGGAAGAGCCGCCGCCCCACGCCAAATTCATCTTCGCCACCACCGAGATCCGCAAGGTGCCGGTGACGATCCTGAGCCGCTGTCAGCGCTTCGACCTGCGTCGTGTCGAGCCGGAAATCCTGGTCGAGCATCTGGGCCGGATCGCAGACCGCGAAGGCATGAAGATCGAGAACGACGCCTTGGCCCTGATCTCGCGCGCGGCCGAGGGGTCGGTGCGTGACGGCCTGTCGCTGCTGGACCAGGCCCTGGTTCAGGCCGAGCGCGGCGAGATGGTCAAGACCGAGACGGTGCGCGACATGCTGGGCCTGGCCGACCGGACCCAGACCATCGCCCTGTTCGAAAGCGTCATGGCTGGACGCACGCCCGAGGCGCTGGAGAGTTTCCGCACCCTCTACGGCTTCGGCGCCGATCCGGTGCAGGTGACCAACGACCTGTTGGAACATTGCCACGCCGCCTCTGTCGCCAAGATGCTGGGTCCGAATGCGACGCGCCTGCCCAATGATCAGGCGCAGAAGTTGGCGGCCCTGGGTGCAGCCATTCCAGCGGCGACGTTGTCGCGCACCTGGCAGATGCTGCTGAAGGCGCTGGACGAGGTGCGGCGCGCGCCCAATCCGGCCGATGCGGTGGAAATGGCGATCGTGCGCCTGGCCTATGCCGCCGATCTGCCGGGACCGGAGGAGGCGCTGAAGCGGCTGCAGTCCGGTGAACCGATGGGCGGCGGCTCGGCCCCGCGTGGTGGCGGTGGTGGAGGCGGCGGCGGAACTTCGGCGCAGATGGCCGCGCGGCCGGTGATGGCCCCCGCCCTGCCCGATCCGCAGACCTTCGAACAGGTCGTCGCCCTGATCGGCGAGAAGCGCGAGGTCGGACTTCAGATGGATGTGGAGCGGTATGTGAAGCCGGTCTCGTTCAAGCCCGGCGCCATCGTCTATGAAAGCGTCCAGGGCGCGCCCATCGAACTGGCCCGCAAGCTGTCGGCCCGCCTGCGCGAATGGACCGGTCGCACCTGGCTGATCGCCGCCAACGGCCAGGGCGGGGCCGAGACGGTCATCGAAGTCCAGAAAAAGGCCCGCGCCGCCGAACGCGCCGAGGTCGAGGCCAATCCCTTCGTCCAGGCGGTGCTTCAGGCCTTCCCCGGCGCCAAGCTGGGCGAGATCAAGACCATCGCCCCGACCGTGGTCACCCCGGAAATCCCCGACGTGGTCGAGGACGACGA containing:
- a CDS encoding TraB/GumN family protein, with amino-acid sequence MTFTAHLKSSVSTLVRGAIGVAGGVALFAAIAGVPADVLAQTAAPAAPAPIQGEGPALWVVKDADSTLYLFGSVHVLRPTTGWASPRVEAAFDSASDIWFEISNPDDQAAIMPLIQQHGLSPETPLSSRLTPEENAELDAAAQAMGASAAQLQPMKPWLAALSLSVAPLIKAGYDPKSGVELVLKARAEAAGKPIHGFETIDKQIGILAGLPDDVQLVFLRETLKDYENAATKLDEMVEAWARGDVATLDRVTITEMKEASPALYQSVLVDRNTDWANQIQTLLEGSGTAFIAVGAAHLTGDDSVQAILQKRGVTVEAAN
- a CDS encoding helix-turn-helix transcriptional regulator, which translates into the protein MNNRLKVLRAERDWSQAQLAEQLGVSRQTVNALETGRYDPSLPLAFKIARVFGQPIESIFSDDKA
- a CDS encoding DNA recombination protein RmuC is translated as MNMLVLILAVLAAAFAGGFLWAYMGWQRTSGALAAAEARIDLVEESRLTMGELLKAQAAQSAQVVADQMVSRATETFRAQDQLARERMAAQLKPVADTLTKFQEHVAALEKTRSEETGGLREQLAQLMTASSATRDEARKLTEALRGNTGRRGRWGEQTCRNVLEAAGMAGRFDFTEQTSSADDEGRQNRPDFIVRLPGGGMFVIDAKVPLAFDDGEGDEEARARSVGLRTAASLKTHVRQLSSKAYQDQFKPSPDFVVLFVPGDAFLVTALDHEPDLMTQAMASRVVIVTPSTLFALCKAVAYGWRAEEQAANADKVAALGRELYKRLSVMGGHASAVGRALDTAVGKYNQFVGSLESQVMVSARRFEDLQVDHEGKALPDLTPVETAPRAIARPELIAAAKAE
- the recR gene encoding recombination mediator RecR → MAVSAGPEIERLISLLAKLPGLGPRSARRAALALLKRREQLLVPLAASLAETAEKVVSCSVCGAPDTRDPCAICSDGSRDNGLICVVEEAGALWAMERSGAFRGKYHVLGGLLSALDGVGPEHLRVTELVGRVRGGGVREVVLALPATVDGQTTAHYVAERIAGPDVEITSLARGVPVGGELDWLDDGTIVQALRARRPA
- a CDS encoding YbaB/EbfC family nucleoid-associated protein; this encodes MKDLTQLMQQAQAMQQKLQDAQARMAETTAEGSSGGGLVSVSLKGPGEITAIKIDDSLLSPGEGEILADLIVAAHADAKRKLDEQNNALMREAAGPMAGMNIPGMPKLF
- a CDS encoding malonic semialdehyde reductase; amino-acid sequence: MAYDATHQRDVPLSDAALSQLFTEARTRNGWTDRPVAPELLRKLYDLTKFGPTAVNGSPARFVFVTSPEAKARLIPLMSEGNRDKTQQAPVTVIVGQDMDFHDHLDALFPHAPGAKAWFADEAARRETAFRNASLQGGYLTIAARALGLDVGPMSGFDAAGVKAQFFPDSHVEPNYILNLGYGSDENLFPRSPRLSFDEAAKIL
- a CDS encoding c-type cytochrome, with amino-acid sequence MSGDLKWNKIFGAALGTAFVILVVQQASGLVYHSEAPEKMGYFVDAPEEAAGGEAAELAPDWGTVLPTADLAAGEAAFARCQACHDAHQGGADKIGPNLWGVVGGPVMHRPGFAYSDAMAKHKAEAPTWGYDQINSFITAPAKYVPGTKMSFAGIRDTQTRINLIAWLRTQGSGGFAIPAPDPTRQPGAAAPAAGAPATGEAPVTEGAAATEATGTTPAAGAPAASQATPAAPPAATASAPPNT
- a CDS encoding 3-deoxy-manno-octulosonate cytidylyltransferase, whose protein sequence is MNPLIMIPARMAATRLPNKPLALIGDTPMIVRAYRQAEASGLPVVVAAGDPEIVEAVEAAGGRAVLTDPALPSGSDRIRAAVDAIDPEGDFDAVINVQGDMPFASPGLAVACAAILHGEPTCDIATLVAAEADGSDRTNPDVVKAVLALGEGERQARALYFTRSTLYGDAPVWRHIGVYGYRREALNRFCAAPPSPLEKREKLEQLRALEMGMQIWAAVIDEAPLSVDNPADLEAARALA
- the nudC gene encoding NAD(+) diphosphatase, which encodes MAHQNTFAGNPLDRAGDLRNDPDWLAEQAAKPYAQALVLWEGRPLIEETGEGPRLAWLQMRHARTLVRDREAFLGLWNDEPVFAIEFEGSIDPTDGPLAGLGAFQEMRAAAAILPAADAAIAGGAKSLFDWRRKHGFCANCGTLSETASGGWKRICPACGTEHFPRVDPVTIMLPVYKGGAEPICLVGRQAAWPAGRMSALAGFLEPGESIEEACAREVKEEAGLTVIATAYHSSQPWPFPSQLMIGLIAEVSDDQAQPDQTELEAVAWLTRAEARAVLAGEHPSIQAPPPFAIAHSLIKAWVEEV
- a CDS encoding DNA polymerase III subunit gamma/tau, which translates into the protein MTDSDTNLDGPPWEEDDVAPRDENTDDMFGAPAAAPEPVVAPAAAPVAKPAPADVEAHVDDGAAYQVLARKYRPRTFEDLIGQEAMVRTLTNAFATGRIAHAFMLTGVRGVGKTTTARLLARALNNETDVIDKPSLALTAHGRHDAAIMAGQHMDVMEMDAASHTGVNDIRDILESVRYAPVEARYKVYVLDEVHMLSTQAFNALLKTLEEPPPHAKFIFATTEIRKVPVTILSRCQRFDLRRVEPEILVEHLGRIADREGMKIENDALALISRAAEGSVRDGLSLLDQALVQAERGEMVKTETVRDMLGLADRTQTIALFESVMAGRTPEALESFRTLYGFGADPVQVTNDLLEHCHAASVAKMLGPNATRLPNDQAQKLAALGAAIPAATLSRTWQMLLKALDEVRRAPNPADAVEMAIVRLAYAADLPGPEEALKRLQSGEPMGGGSAPRGGGGGGGGGTSAQMAARPVMAPALPDPQTFEQVVALIGEKREVGLQMDVERYVKPVSFKPGAIVYESVQGAPIELARKLSARLREWTGRTWLIAANGQGGAETVIEVQKKARAAERAEVEANPFVQAVLQAFPGAKLGEIKTIAPTVVTPEIPDVVEDDDED